The nucleotide sequence attttttttcattagttttccctaCTTTAAAGAAAAGTTTCTGGTACTgctactttaatgaaaaaccatatttttatactaaaaagtcaatcatggtactatttattttaccttttattttatcttcatactaaaaagtcaatcatagtacACTGACTAGACTCAAAATTGAATACAATCACGATCGGCTTGTTGCCCACGCCATAAAGAACAATAATTTAGTGTGGTTGAGACCGCTTAATTAAAGCAAAGCCATATATTTGGAACTGTAAGCGTGGCCGTATTGCAAGCAAGAGAAGTCGTCCATGGCATCGAACTTTTTGCTCACATCCCCGCTGCCACGTAATCCAAGAACCTCCTTTTTCGCTTTCTTCTTTCCTTAACGTTCTGAAATTCAGATTTTTCAGTATAACCGTTACACAGATGATATATCATATGTCGCTATATAAATAATAagatatatatgttaaaaattaataatttcagAAATAAAATTTCTTACACTTACATGAAAAGTACCACCGTGTTGACGTTACAGCTACAAATTTCTCCTAAAATCCGCTCTCTCTTCATTTTGCCCTCTCTCTGTTGGCACCGCCGCTATTCGATATTTGGCGGGGCTCTGGCCACCGACCCGAGAATCTGTCAAATGGGTTTTTTCTCCTCTTGGGGTTGGAACTTAGAGGAATGTGAGATTTGGAAGTGAGGGAGTGTCGAGCTTGTCGAGATCATGAGAGGagttgaaggaagattttgtgaggAATTTTCACCTGCGTATTATGGGCTGTGTACTGTTGGAGGAATGCTCAGTGCTGGCGCTACCCATCTCGCAATCACGCCACTTGATGTCCTGAAAGTTAATATGCAGGTTAGTATTCGTTgattttttctgggtttttgttgtTATCAATTTTTTTCGCTTGCTTTCCAATTTTCTTGGATGTTTTGTGTGTTAAAGTTGAGAACTTTGCCTTATGGTGACAAATGTTTGGTGGCGTTTTGTTGCTTTGTTTTGTCTGGCATTGCTTGCTGTTTTTGTTCTCGAATTAAAGAATTTTAATATTCAGCTTTGTGTGACAATTTTTCGGGCTTTGTGTTCATGGGGTTCTTTTGGAGGTCCTTATTGCTGTTGTCCTGTTCATCACTGTGATCATTcaaggtttgttttttttttattgtgttggATGTTTGAATAAAAGATTCATGCTTAGTATACTTTGCAAGAGTTAGAAGTTTCTGAAAAGGGAATAGGGGTTACGCGTTTGGGATGCATCTCCTCGACCAAAACATCGTGAATGGATCTTCATGGTGCTGATGGGTTGTCACGACTTATTTAATACTTTAAATGGCATGGGTCTCAGGTTAGTGTAACCAACTACATTGCATCAAGCATGTAATTCGTGCTTTAGTTCATATCTTCGAGTGACGTACCAAATGTGAATCTCTGTTCGTTCCAGTGATGAAATTTCATGCGGTGGCATTGATTTTCATAGGTCCatttaaattttcatttccGTTACTGGTGGATGCAAATTCATGTTTCAAGGGATTGATCTCCCTTAGTTTTGTCTCTTCTGAAATTCGTTACTCTTTTGATAGTCGAGAACATAATTAGTCTCTAAAATGCTCTAATAATTTAACTTGTCCAATTCAGGTAAATCCAATTAAATATAACAGGATGGGTACAGGGTTTTCTACTCTTTGGAAAGAACAAGGCCCTTCTTCTCTTTGGAGAGGTTGGTCTGGAAAGCTTTTCGGATATGGTGTTCAGGGTGGCTGCAGATTTGGTCTCTATGAATACTTTAAGAAGCTTTACTCAGATGCATTGATAGATCATAACAAGAGTACCATATTCTTCCTCAGCAGTGCATCTGCTCAAGTATTTGCTGATGTGGCTCTCTGTCCTTTTGAAGCCGTCAAAGTCCGAGTTCAAACACAGCCCTACTTTGCAAAGGGCTTGGTTGATGGGTTTCCAAAGTTATACTCAGCTGAAGGGATAACTGGGTAAGTTAGCCCAAAAACTTGATGCCTTTTCTCCTCTTAGTCTCTCAGTTATCCTTATCAGCTTATCTACACTGCAGCTTTTACAGAGGACTTTTACCACTATGGGGTCGAAATCTTCCATGTAAAATCTCTATCTCTGCATCGCAAAAAtccttcatttgcttgtttagTGGGATCCCTTCAAATTTCACTACTGacatatgattgttattaaaAGGCTACTTGATATTATCTCATTCCTGCTTTTCTAGTAATCACTTTGGGTGAGAGTTATTATTgaacttgttaaaaaaaaaaaaaaaaaaaaaaaacctgaattatTATGAACGGGAAAACATTAGGTTTTTGGTACTTTACCTTTGAGACTTTATGTCATGCCTGAATCAAGCAATCAGCCAGTTGCTGGTTTTAGCATGACAAAGTTACTATATTTTCCTAGTTCTTGTGGTCAAGCATTCAGTACAGAGTAGAGACTTGTATTGTCAATTTGAAGTAAATCTTTATTAACTGTGCTGATGTGGATATGTTCTTCAGTTTCGATGATAATGTTCACGACGTTTGAGCACTCAGTTGATCTTATTTATCGCAAGTTTATGCAAAGGAGAAAAGAGGAATGCTCAAGAGCCCAACAGCTTGGTGTTACATGTTTAGCGGCCTATGCTGCAGGAGCTGTTGGTACCGTCATCTCCAACCCTGCTGACAACATTGTTTCCTCACTTTACAATAAAAAGGCTGCCAATGTGATGCAGGTAGCCCTTCGAGTTAACCTTTTTGTTATGTTCCTTTTTGCATTTCAAAGTGAAAACATCAATTGCTCTGGCTTTTATCTTATCATCAGGCTGTGAAGAACATTGGATTCATTAATCTGTTTACTCGAAGTCTTCCTGTTCGAATTACACTTGTCGGCCCTGTTGTTACCTTGCAGTGGTTTTTCTATGACAGCATCAAAGTTCTTTGTGGATTGTAAGTGCATTTTACTTGATTCACACACACCAACAGGTTATCTTTCCTCCTTTCATCTAATTACAAGTTTCTCTTTGAACCTTTTAGGCCATCTAGTGGAGGGCTTTCCAGGCGTCTTGAAGAAGCTAACCTATCAGCTGAATAACATAGATTAGATAATGAACAGTTCAGCTGGTTTTTCAGCATTGACACCTCGTCATGCTACGGTTCATCCCCGGTGTTGGTGGCAATTGAGTTAATAGTTTTGTTATATCCGGTTATACATCCATCACATTTCACGGATATGCAACCTAGCTCCGTGATACTTTATAGTTTAAGGTACATAAGATGTAAATAGATTCTGCTGTACGATTTTATGTTAATGTGCAGCAGAAGCAATTATAAAATGTGGTTTGGAAGACATTTTGTGTACTTCAAATCTTGTTTTTTGTGGCAATAGACATCTACAGGCATAACACTGACGTTCATGCTGAAGATGCAAACAATAAACCAGAGCTTGACGGCTGAATCTATGAgcccgtttgataaccatttcggttttcatttttagttttacaTAGAAGAGTATACAAAGTGAAGTAATGTTCATAAATCATGATAATCCAACAATCTCTAAGAATAATGCATGGACTAATTTCAAGCTTTTGGATCTACATCTTAGATGCATATATGTTTACACAGATTTTTCGGCCGAAGCCTCCAAACAATTACAGCAACGTATATGTTTTACCGGAAACATGGCTGATTTTTGAAGCAGTTCATCTTATTAAATGCCAAATCTGTCATATCGACTGGCTTCAGATTCTTCTTGTCCCGTATCTTCTTCTCCTTTTGGTTCCGCAATCATGACATTGGAGTTCAATTTCCCAGCATCTTCGGCATACAGCAGGCAGATCCACCACATTTTAACCATCGGACTGAAATAGTAGGGGATGGTGGGGAATGAATCCAGTTTGCACAAGTCAACAGAGGCCTCAGTGACAAATTTGTAA is from Malus sylvestris chromosome 5, drMalSylv7.2, whole genome shotgun sequence and encodes:
- the LOC126621311 gene encoding mitochondrial phosphate carrier protein 1, mitochondrial-like, coding for MRGVEGRFCEEFSPAYYGLCTVGGMLSAGATHLAITPLDVLKVNMQVNPIKYNRMGTGFSTLWKEQGPSSLWRGWSGKLFGYGVQGGCRFGLYEYFKKLYSDALIDHNKSTIFFLSSASAQVFADVALCPFEAVKVRVQTQPYFAKGLVDGFPKLYSAEGITGFYRGLLPLWGRNLPFSMIMFTTFEHSVDLIYRKFMQRRKEECSRAQQLGVTCLAAYAAGAVGTVISNPADNIVSSLYNKKAANVMQAVKNIGFINLFTRSLPVRITLVGPVVTLQWFFYDSIKVLCGLPSSGGLSRRLEEANLSAE